One Takifugu rubripes chromosome 19, fTakRub1.2, whole genome shotgun sequence genomic window carries:
- the chd6 gene encoding chromodomain-helicase-DNA-binding protein 6 isoform X1: protein MKINKKNKQQIKTGLFDAPPTKMFTGLLKHMPPPAKASSSASEQNSNAQKTVPTIPRGHLVVGPNDQLHLLTPVGSTATSNHYTIAAAHATKQPGGALQPNEEDDRGGRVKKKRKKKDKREWGREEGESEGRVSSKPKKRKEEREALVVTLRRNKEPNEGKGRREPRPRGQEGRKGNEMRLKNVPGGRGAGAAVAPQPAQVPVKVPGKRGRKPKVKVLPSVSTNEAATPHTLELPSTAAGQAGGNRGQSNSKKPGLSGPKQRGRKPKDPSTAATEKKRKKKGKRRSQELSVQEGGESDDTTSASALSMGGQYSQDSLDNSKRRSGRQVKRRKYNEDLDLKVVDDDGETIAVLGAGRIAALNTTALAWQAEEPPEDEANIIEKIISVRTMNKEALSSEDQVEQVEEFYVKYRNFSYLHCKWATLKELEKDPRIHQKIKRFRTKQAQMKHLFTEPDEDLFNPDYVEVDRVLDVAVTTDTETREEVTHYLVKWCSLSYEEATWELQEDLDPEKIREFEEVQKLPADLRHVDRPPSEKWQKLERSRDYRNGNELREYQLEGMNWLLFNWYNRKNCILADEMGLGKTIQSITFLFEIFNMSIRGPFLIIAPLSTITNWEREFRTWTHMNVIVYHGSQISRQMILQYEMFYRDAQGNTIPSVLKFHGLITTFEMIMADCPELRKLHWRCVVIDEAHRLKNKNCKLLEGLKLMNLEHKVLLTGTPLQNSVEELFSLLNFLEPLQFQSETTFLEEFGDLKTDEQVKKLQAILKPMMLRRLKDDVEKNLAPKQETIIEVELTNIQKKYYRAILEKNFSFLSKGANQHNMPNLINTMMELRKCCNHPYLITGAEEKILESFRKSYSPDAVDFQLQAMIQAAGKLVLIDKLLPKLLAGGHKVLVFSQMVRCLDILEDYLIQRRYSYERIDGRVRGNQRQAAIDRFCKPDSDRFVFLLCTRAGGLGINLTAADTCIIFDSDWNPQNDLQAQARCHRIGQSKAVKVYRLITRNSYEREMFDKASLKLGLDKAVLQDINRKGSLNGVQQLSKLEVEDLLKKGAYGALMDEEDEGSKFCEEDIDQILQRRTQTITIQSEGKGSTFAKASFISSGNRTDISLDDPNFWQKWAKIAEVEIDSKSEKESLVIDTPRVRKQTRHYNSFEDDELMEFSELDSDSEEKPCRTRRLGERSRRYLRAECFRVEKNLLIFGWGRWKDILNHGRFKWHLAERDMEVICRALLVYCLRHYKGDDKIKSFIWDLISPTKEGQDQTLLNHSGLSVPVPRGRKGKKLKNQLNVPEAKNADWMVHCNPEVVLHDESYKKHLKQHCNKVLLRVRMLYYLKVEVLGDATSEGLEGISASKLEVSLPDIDYIEVPAPWWDAEADKSLLIGVHKHGYERYNAMRADPDLCFLEKVGRPDVTALSADQGGGGGGREGIPDMVESASKIEDETQNKADGGEDKDESNKSGSCVNIQGEDTCSGTEGAVKPDSTCSDTQMSGDASSQDETLVTTTTTGSGTGVAALHVIQARPLWPTGPALTARLRRLITAYQRFALRREPLIRHDFLLHDGLVGFGLGGAGATQSQAGGPLAWQFNDQLKRCSVVNTDSDPLFLEWQRRWTRREQADFYRTVSSFGVVYDTDVKAFDWSQFRVLARLERKTDESLERYFNSFVNMCRTACKLPPRKDEAVDHAVFVEPLTEERAARTLYRIELLRKIREQVLHHPVISTRLQLCRPSPYLPPWWECGKHDRDLLIGAARHGLSRTDFYILNDPQLGFLESHRAYIRGHHSHFHPQNHRHPSISSSPFASSSSSVHPQLPHCCLYEPGLMRHSPHPPEYPHQSAHHQQHQPMALSVPSPSSSSTSSHLQPTPLDAHSSASPGLGIVPGSQADFLDCPALDETIELGSLHHDAMSADALHSGKASKDTLNGFPFNSAAGGQSMLNSYGVGGTDLDSKLRSDVLVGEQGFSEETGLMAPSVELDQLQASWDGTDHSSPAHHMFNESDPILGPSTLETDFLEEDSEEAQGRHRGEEEGGTLEECLGLPPSSPASHPSAGDSVEPLSSSYMLFKDISVSEEPSTDQTDLSASSPPPYVPPPPLPLSDITAHEAQDRLSHSDVTDSLTNPVSEGQDGSATFEFDGQDGATEDLSRTSTEQTERIHTGVEVQNSCIDQDPDQSVGVLTRPMDLPQVDQLEAEASLVGRDKRMELSPQLCPNLQGSFGQAEHKDELSQDVEPYFGKLEQGESLVCPESIQESGEQVDGLIFYQTMEEETQMEKTTGDIVGATGNPGNNLNAAPVCLSEQVEAITERQMDHEPIMDVSLVQSCDEMTDEKTVQHLDARATVMELESIYSGYTQRSSPAMTPPITSLTEEGTTKINKGVKTEESVGQETFESVGEDENLPAGIIKCKIGTLLHGHNSKDDDLPQDETEITPVSPPNAKSSHPNVFLSSDGNCGNKPQQLQLPVKTEETERKSIEDIYPDSSDVKQGNFLSAVKTEDLITKDEQLDYPIKPETLESKSEFVSVSVKPEGLDCKPEVYSAFSGGTKLKTETQPEALDFTTYPDSSEEKCKSKAEPLELTLPGIKGKIKQELLEADSTVLTPKLEQTDGLVDTAASLAVKGQVKKLCTPGYVSRFAAPICENDCHHDGKEPTIAQLLQEKTLYSFSEWPKDRVIINRLDSICHAVLKGKWPSSSEQYDSAGSLTTSSCLANSLAQHQHQRASFLSTPASGSIPGQARVQQVNAGLGFSIPPPLTRLPKYMQRGGACGRGAWRLTSLPFLQERLVAPPYLSDLKQPGGRRAFDYEAAAAAAAAAKVLAGKAASSCLPTTTASGSNLAEASASHPAGAMMMNGWQESAIDLTKPSGDISTTSGIGTGEAAVAPGVGHHGASDGGSQKLPPPPITAPLAGCLGIDMAGILQAGLIHPVTGQIINGNLRGDDALRRRRGRRRNVEALYSEFAKRGLHVPDTKGRVEGMSHSSVSSSTSSPTPPPSEHPAGPPTPSSTSTPTPTQTSPQPEIVAIDREAASKGLMEWLRQNPGYSMDLPTFTHSGAGLLQGFVERPKQRRHRCKDPTKLDVNTLTGEERVPVIHRGTGRRLGGAIAPAIKELSRWLDANSEYYVAPDWCDVVKHSGFLPETKFSRILTEPVNRDLGARRRGRRPRSEMPKPLLSVSDSAPSGLASPLFMNGGLMGSMDSMVTMQNLRSSIPGIPISGIMAAGFPHSFTAAVQAGGVATVADGAKNGLNILPMMLQSIPHPHGAAIPQHAMFSVGAMMAHTPPPSSSLPTSSSSSSSSLPADKVTTTTTTTASTPEAASPSSTTAVESTVSSGNDGGEKLSSQDERRPAENRSGGAEAAAIITSTSRAHVGAAIGAGAGSHITFNPFLIPGMSHGLLYPHMFLPHGGIMALPAVPPGAVDGPQSSPKRRRKRGREEERAKTTIVTVEERESTVNASATSHSDPSSPSAPSASASLPEEHKDGQVDREDRPAELQEPDSNHHVEETTTQSEDMRRAEAAEDGNQDSEEQRRERGENA, encoded by the exons atgaaaataaacaagaaGAACAAGCAGCAG ATCAAGACAGGTCTCtttgatgccccccccacaAAG aTGTTCACTGGTCTCCTGAAGCACATGCCACCTCCAGCAAAAGCCTCGTCTTCTGCCTCCGAACAAAATAGCAATGCTCAAAAAACGGTTCCAACAATCCCTCGGGGACACCTGGTGGTTGGCCCCAACGACCAGCTCCACCTCCTTACCCCCGTGGGCAGCACAGCAACGTCAAATCACTACACAATCGCAGCGGCCCATGCCACTAAGCAGCCTGGTGGAGCTCTGCAGCCAAATGAAGAGGATGACAGAGGAGGCAGGGTGAAGAAGAAACgaaagaaaaaggacaaaagagAATGGGGTAGAGAAGAAGGCGAGAGTGAGGGAAGGGTCAGCAGcaaaccaaagaaaagaaaggaggagagggaggcactAGTGGTTACGTTGAGAAGGAACAAGGAGCCCAATGAAGGCAAGGGACGAAGGGAGCCTCGACCGCGGGGCCAGGAAGGCAGGAAAGGGAATGAAATGCGGTTAAAGAATGTGCCCGGGGGAAGAGgggcaggtgctgctgtggctccacaGCCAGCCCAGGTGCCTGTTAAAGTACCCggcaaaagaggaagaaaaccgAAAGTCAAAGTCCTTCCATCTGTGTCCACCAATGAAG CAGCTACTCCTCATACCCTAGAGCTGCCCTCTACTGCAGCAGGGCAGGCTGGTGGCAACAGGGGCCAGTCCAACAGCAAGAAACCGGGACTGTCGGGACCAAAACAGAGGGGCCGGAAACCTAA AGATCCCAGCACAGCAGctacagagaagaagaggaagaagaaggggaaaagGAGAAGCCAGGAGCTGTCTGtccaggaaggaggagagagtgaCGACACTACCTCAGCATCAGCCCTCAGCATGGGTGGACAGTACAGCCAGGACAGCCTGGATAATTCA AAACGGCGTTCAGGGCGTCAGGTTAAGAGGAGGAAGTATAATGAGGATTTGGATTTGAAAGTGGTGGATGACGATGGAGAAACAATTGCCGTTCTTGGCGCTGGTCGCATCGCAGCGCTCAACACTACTGCGTTAGCATGGCAGGCAGAG GAGCCACCTGAAGATGAGGCCAACATCATTGAAAAAATTATATCTGTGAGAACAATGAATAAAGAG GCTTTGTCATCAGAGGACCAAGTGGAGCAGGTTGAGGAGTTTTATGTCAAGTACAGGAATTT TTCCTACTTACACTGCAAGTGGGCCACACTGAAAGAGCTAGAGAAAGATCCTAGAATCCACCAGAAGATTAAACGCTTCAGGACCAAACAGGCGCAGATGAAACACCTGTTTACTGAG CCCGATGAGGATTTATTTAACCCGGACTACGTTGAAGTAGACAGAGTGCTTGATGTGGCTGTAACTACAGATACTGAAACTAGAGAG GAGGTGACCCATTACCTTGTCAAGTGGTGCAGTCTCTCATACGAGGAGGCAACGTGGGAGCTGCAAGAAGATTTAGACCCAGAGAAGATCAGAGAGTTTGAGGAGGTCCAGAAGCTGCCAGCAGACCTCAGACATGTG GATCGTCCTCCTTCAGAAAAATGGCAGAAGTTGGAGCGTTCCAGAGATTATCGCAATGGCAACGAGTTGAGAGAATACCAGCTGGAGGGGATGAACTGGTTATTATTCAACTGGTACAACAG AAAAAACTGCATACTGGCAGATGAGATGGGGTTGGGAAAGACCATTCAGTCAATCACTTTTCTGTTTGAGATTTTCAACATGAGCATCCGCGGGCCCTTCCTCATCATCGCCCCTTTGTCTACCATCACCAACTGGGAGAGGGAGTTTCGTACATGGACACACATGAATGTCATCGTGTATCACGGCTCTCAGATCAGCAGGCAGATGATCCTTCAGTACGAGATGTTTTACAGAGACGCGCAG GGAAACACAATCCCCAGCGTGCTGAAGTTTCATGGGCTGATCACCACATTTGAGATGATAATGGCCGACTGCCCAGAGTTGAGGAAGCTCCACTGGCGATGTGTGGTGATTGACGAAGCCCATCGCTTGAAAAACAAGAACTGCAAGCTTCTGGAGGGGCTGAAACTCATGAACTTG GAACACAAGGTTTTACTGACAGGAACTCCTCTACAGAACTCGGTGGAGGAGTTGTTCAGCTTGTTAAATTTCCTGGAGCCTCTGCAGTTTCAATCCGAAACCACCTTCCTGGAAGAATTTGGAGATCTCAAAACAGATGAACAG GTAAAGAAGCTTCAGGCCATTCTGAAACCCATGATGTTGAGGAGATTGAAAGATGATGTAGAGAAGAACCTGGCACCTAAACAAGAGACAATCATTGAG GTTGAACTGACGAACATTCAGAAGAAATACTACCGAGCCATCTTAGAGAAGAACTTCTCTTTCCTGTCCAAAGGAGCAAACCAGCACAACATGCCCAACCTCATCAACACCATGATGGAGCTCCGCAAGTGCTGCAACCACCCTTACCTAATCACAG GTGCTGAGGAGAAGATTTTGGAAAGCTTCAGGAAGAGCTACAGTCCAGATGCTGTAGACTTCCAGTTACAGGCCATGATCCAGGCAGCTGGTAAACTGGTGCTCATCGATAAGCTGCTCCCAAAGCTGCTGGCTGGTGGACACAAAGTCCTGGTCTTCTCTCAGATGGTACGCTGCCTGGACATCCTGGAGGATTACCTTATACAGAGACG GTATTCCTACGAGCGCATAGACGGTCGTGTGCGTGGGAACCAGCGTCAGGCAGCTATAGACCGGTTTTGCAAACCAGATTCGGATcgctttgttttccttctctgcacCAGAGCTGGAGGTTTAGGAATTAACCTGACAGCCGCCGACACGTGCATAATCTTTGATTCCGACTGGAACCCCCAGAACGATCTGCAG GCCCAAGCACGCTGCCATCGCATCGGTCAGAGCAAAGCAGTGAAAGTCTACAGGCTTATCACCAGGAATTCCTACGAGAGGGAAATGTTCGATAAGGCCAGTCTTAAGCTGGGACTGGATAAGGCTGTCCTCCAGGACATCAACCGAAAAGGAAGCCTCAATGGG GTGCAGCAGCTTTCAAAGCTGGAAGTGGAGGATTTATTGAAAAAAGGAGCATACGGAGCATTAATggatgaagaagatgagggCTCCAAGTTCTGTGAAGAAGACATCGATCAGATCCTACAGAGAAGGACTCAGACTATCACAATCCAGTCCGAAGGGAAAGGATCAACATTTGCTAAG gcCAGTTTCATTTCATCTGGAAACAGAACAGACATTTCTCTAGATGACCCCAACTTCTGGCAGAAATGGGCAAAAATTGCTGAAGTGGAGATCGACTCCAAATCTGAGAAG GAGTCTTTGGTGATCGACACTCCGCGGGTAAGGAAGCAGACCCGTCATTACAACTCCTTTGAAGACGATGAACTGATGGAGTTCTCGGAGTTGGACAGCGACTCGGAGGAAAAACCGTGTCGGACGCGTCGCCTGGGCGAACGCAGCCGGCGGTACCTCCGTGCCGAGTGCTtcagagtggaaaagaactTGCTTATCTTTGG GTGGGGTCGATGGAAGGACATTTTAAACCATGGTCGATTTAAGTGGCACCTGGCTGAGAGGGACATGGAGGTGATTTGCAG aGCTCTGCTGGTTTACTGTTTGAGACATTATAAAGGTGACGACAAGATCAAGAGCTTCATCTGGGATTTGATTTCACCCACCAAAGAAGGCCAGGACCAGACGCTGCTCAATCACTCTG GTTTATCAGTTCCAGTCCCTCGTGGACGAAAAGGGAAGAAGCTAAAAAACCAACTCAATGTTCCCGAGGCCAAAAATGCTGATTGGATGGTTCACTGTAATCCAGAGGTGGTGCTGCATGATGAGAGTTACaagaaacatctcaaacaacACTGCAACAA GGTGCTGCTGAGGGTGAGGATGTTGTACTACTTAAAGGTGGAAGTTTTAGGTGACGCCACCAGTGAAGGCCTGGAGGGAATATCGGCCAG TAAACTTGAGGTATCGCTACCTGACATCGACTACATAGAGGTTCCGGCTCCATGGTGGGATGCAGAAGCTGACAAATCTCTCCTTATAGGAGTTCACAAGCACG GTTATGAGCGTTACAATGCCATGCGTGCGGACCCAGACCTGTGTTTCCTGGAGAAAGTGGGGAGGCCAGATGTGACAGCATTGTCTGCTGATcagggaggcggaggaggaggaagggagggcaTCCCAGACATGGTAGAAAG TGCATCCAAAATAGAGGATGAAACCCAAAATAAAGCTGATGGAGGGGAAGATAAAGATGAAAGCAACAAG TCGGGGTCTTGTGTGAATATTCAGGGAGAGGACACCTGTAGTGGCACAGAGGGAGCAGTCAAACCAGACAGTACATGTTCAG acacccagATGTCAGGTGACGCAAGCTCTCAGGATGAAACATTAGTCACCAcgacaacaacaggaagtggaactggAGTGGCAGCTCTGCATGTCATCCAGGCTCGGCCGCTCTGGCCTACTGGCCCAGCCCTGACGGCCCGCTTACGGCGCTTGATCACGGCCTACCAACGCTTTGCGCTACGGCGCGAGCCACTGATCAGACACGACTTCCTGCTTCACGATGGCCTCGTTGGCTTTGGTCtcggaggagcaggagccacGCAGAGCCAGGCTGGTGGGCCGCTGGCATGGCAGTTCAATGACCAGCTGAAGCGCTGCTCTGTGGTGAACACAGACTCTGACCCACTGTTTCTGGAGTGGCAAAGAAG GTGGACTCGTCGAGAGCAGGCTGACTTTTATCGCACCGTTTCGTCCTTTGGGGTCGTGTATGACACTGACGTGAAAGCATttgactggtcccagttcagAGTACTGGCCCGACTGGAGAGAAAGACGGACGAGAGTTTGGAGAGATATTTCAACTCCTTTGTCAACATGTGTAGGACGGCCTGCAAACTGCCTCCAAGGAAGGATGAAG CGGTCGATCACGCCGTCTTTGTTGAGCCTCTGACAGAAGAGCGAGCCGCACGGACCTTATACCGCATCGAGCTGCTCCGCAAgatcagagagcag gtTCTCCATCATCCAGTGATCTCGACACGCCTCCAGCTTTGCCGCCCCTCCCCCTACCTCCCACCGTGGTGGGAATGTGGCAAACATGACCGTGACCTCCTCATCGGGGCGGCTCGCCACGGCCTGAGCCGTACCGACTTCTACATCCTAAATGACCCTCAGCTGGGCTTTCTGGAGAGTCACAGAGCCTATATCCGAGGGCATCACTCTCACTTTCATCCTCAGAACCACCGTCATCCCAGCATCTCATCCTCGCCCTttgcctcctcctcatcctcggtGCATCCACAGCTGCCACACTGCTGTCTTTATGAACCGGGTCTCATGCGCCATTCCCCTCACCCCCCCGAATATCCTCACCAGAGtgcccatcaccagcagcatcaGCCGATGGCCTTGTCAGTTCCCTCCCCTTCATCATCTTCtacctcctctcatctccagcCTACGCCACTGGATGCCCACAGCTCTGCCTCACCAGGTCTGGGAATAGTTCCTGGGTCACAGGCAGATTTTCTTGACTGTCCTGCCCTGGATGAGACCATAGAGCTGGGTTCTCTGCACCATGATGCCATGTCTGCAGATGCTTTACACAGTGGGAAGGCTTCTAAAGACACCCTCAATGGTTTCCCTTTCaattctgctgcaggaggccaaAGCATGCTCAACTCCTACGGTGTAGGAGGAACAGACCTCGATTCAAAACTGAGGAGTGATGTTCTTGTTGGTGAACAGGGCTTCTCCGAGGAGACTGGCCTGATGGCACCATCGGTGGAGCTAGATCAGTTACAG GCTTCCTGGGATGGAACGGACCACTCAAGCCCAGCTCACCACATGTTCAATGAATCCGATCCGATCCTGGGACCTTCCACTTTGGAGACTGACTTCCTAGAAGAGGATAGCGAGGAGGCCCAAGGCCGacacagaggggaggaggagggtgggacACTGGAGGAATGTCTAGGCCTCCCGCCCTCATCCCCCGCTTCCCATCCTTCTGCAGGAGATTCTGTTGAGCCACTGTCCTCAAGTTACATGCTTTTCAAG GACATTAGCGTCAGTGAGGAGCCCAGCACAGACCAAACTGATCTATCAGCAAGCTCCCCACCACCTtatgtcccccctccccctcttcctctgtctgacATCACTGCCCACGAAGCTCAGGATAGGTTGAGTCATTCTGATGTCACTGACAGTCTGACCAATCCTGTGAGTGAAGGACAGGACGGAAGCGCCACCTTTGAGTTTGATGGACAGGACGGAGCAACAGAAGACTTGTCCAGGACCAGCACGGAGCAGACGGAGCGAATACACACAGGTGTGGAGGTGCAGAACTCTTGTATAGACCAAG ATCCAGACCAGAGTGTGGGAGTTCTGACCAGACCCATGGACTTGCCACAGGTAGACCAGCTTGAGGCTGAGGCAAGCCTGGTAGGCCGGGACAAAAGGATGGAGCTCTCGCCCCAACTTTGTCCAAATCTTCAGGGGAGCTTTGGCCAAGCAGAGCATAAAGATGAGTTATCTCAAGATGTGGAGCCTTATTTTGGGAAGCTGGAACAGGGGGAAAGCCTTGTGTGTCCAGAATCCATTCAGGAATCTGGGGAGCAAGTAGATGGTTTGATTTTCTATCAAACGATGGAGGAAGAgacacagatggagaagacAACAGGAGACATTGTGGGAGCAACAGGAAATCCAGGGAATAACCTAAATGCTGCTCCGGTGTGTCTTTCGGAGCAAGTGGAGGCGATAACAGAGAGGCAGATGGATCATGAACCTATCATGGATGTTTCATTGGTTCAGTCCTGCGATGAAATGACTGATGAAAAAACTGTGCAACACTTGGATGCCAGAGCCACTGTGATGGAGCTGGAGAGCATTTATTCTGGATACACACAACGCTCCAGCCCTGCCATGACCCCTCCGATCACATCATTAACTGAGGAGGGCACTACCAAAATAAACAAAGGGGTCAAAACGGAAGAGTCTGTAGGCCAAGAGACCTTTGAGAGCGTGGGTGAGGATGAGAATTTACCAGCAGGCATCATCAAATGTAAGATCGGAACTTTGTTACATGGTCATAACAGCAAAGATGACGATCTTCCACAAGATGAAACTGAAATAACCCCCGTTTCCCCTCCAAACGCAAAATCCTCACATCCTAATGTCTTTCTGTCATCAGACGGCAATTGTGGGAATAAACCACAGCAATTGCAGTTGCCTGTcaagacagaggagacagagaggaagtcTATTGAGGATATTTATCCTGACAGCTCTGACGTCAAACAGgggaacttcctgtctgctgtgaAGACGGAGGACCTCATCACCAAAGACGAGCAGTTAGACTATCCTATCAAACCTGAAACACTGGAGAGCAAATCTGAATTTGTCAGCGTTTCAGTGAAGCCAGAGGGTTTAGACTGTAAACCTGAAGTCTACTCGGCCTTTTCAGGTGGCACCAAGCTTAAGACTGAGACACAACCGGAAGCTCTCGACTTCACAACCTACCCTGACAGCTctgaagaaaaatgcaaatcaaaAGCAGAGCCTCTAGAACTGACCTTACCTGGGATCAAAGGTAAGATAAAGCAAGAGCTGTTGGAGGCCGACAGCACAGTACTGACCCCAAAACTGGAGCAGACTGATGGGCTGGTGGACACTGCAGCAAGTTTGGCggtcaaaggtcaagtgaaGAAGCTGTGTACACCAG GTTATGTGAGCAGGTTTGCAGCTCCCATCTGTGAGAACGACTGCCACCACGACGGCAAGGAGCCCACCATCGCTCAGCTGCTACAGGAGAAAACCCTTTACTCATTTTCTGAGTGGCCTAAG GACCGGGTCATCATCAACCGCCTTGACAGTATCTGTCATGCAGTTCTGAAGGGGAAGTGGCCTTCATCAAGCGAACAGTATGACTCCGCTGGCTCCCTGACCACCAGCTCCTGCTTGGCCAACAGTTTAgcccaacaccagcaccagcgaGCCTCCTTCCTGTCCACACCAGCCTCCGGCTCCATTCCGGGCCAGGCCAGGGTTCAGCAGGTCAACGCTGGATTGGGATTCTCCATCCCTCCGCCCCTCACAAGGTTGCCAAAG TACATGCAGAGGGGCGGGGCATGCGGGCGCGGCGCCTGGCGCCTTACCTCCCTGCCTTTTTTACAGGAGAGGCTTGTGGCTCCTCCTTATCTCTCTGACCTCAAACAACCTGGAGGCCGACGGGCTTTTGACTATGAGgcggccgctgctgctgcagctgctgccaaggTGTTAGCAGGGAAAGCTGCGTCGTCGTGCCTTCCCACCACGACTGCCAGTGGCAGTAACCTAGCGGAGGCCTCGGCCTCTCATCCGGCAGGAGCCATGATGATGAACGGTTGGCAAGAATCTGCCATTGATCTGACAAAACCAAGTGGTGACATTAGCACCACTAGCGGCATCGGGACCGGAGAAGCTGCAGTCGCACCGGGCGTCGGTCACCACGGTGCCAGTGATGGCGGCAGTCAGaagctgccgccgccgcccatCACAGCCCCACTAGCAGGCTGCCTGGGAATAGACATGGCCGGGATCCTGCAGGCAGGTCTCATCCATCCTGTAACGGGGCAAATAATTAACGGAAACCTGAGGGGAGATGATgcgctgaggaggaggagaggcaggagaagaAATGTGGAAGCACTCTACTCTGAGTTTGCCAAGAGAGGACTGCACGTCCCAGACACTAAG ggCCGTGTGGAGGGAATGAGCCACTCCTCCGTGTCCTCCTCCACATCTtcacccaccccccctccttcagAGCACCCTGCCGGTCCTCCCACACCATCCTCCACTTctacacccacccccacccagaccTCTCCTCAACCAGAGATTGTGGCCATCGACAGAGAAGCGGCCAGTAAAGGTCTGATGGAGTGGCTGAGGCAGAACCCGGGCTACAGCATGGACCTGCCCACCTTTACTCAC TCTGGAGCAGGACTGCTACAGGGCTTTGTGGAGCGTCCGAAGCAGAGGAGGCATCGCTGCAAAGATCCCACCAAGCTGGACGTCAACAccctgacaggagaggagagggttcCTGTCATACACAGAGGCACAGGGCGCCGA CTTGGTGGCGCTATAGCCCCCGCCATCAAGGAGCTTTCAAGGTGGTTGGATGCCAACTCGGAGTACTACGTAGCTCCAGACTGGTGCGATGTCGTGAAACACTCT GGCTTCCTACCTGAGACCAAGTTCTCTCGTATACTGACGGAACCGGTCAACAGAGACCTGGGCGCCCGGCGGCGTGGGCGGCGGCCTCGTAGTGAAATGCCCAAACCTCTGCTGTCCGTCTCTGATTCGGCCCCCTCTGGTCTCGCCTCGCCGCTCTTTATGAACGGGGGGTTAATGGGCAGCATGGACTCCATGGTGACCATGCAGAATCTCCGCAGCAGTATTCCCGGAATTCCAATCTCGGGCATTATGGCAGCTGGATTCCCACACAGTTTTACTGCTGCAGTTCAGGCAGGAGGGGTGGCAACAGTTGCAGACGGTGCGAAGAACGGCCTGAACATCCTACCGATGATGCTGCAGAGCATCCCGCACCCCCACGGAGCGGCCATTCCTCAACATGCCATGTTCAGCGTTGGTGCGATGATGGCACATACTCCACCCCCGTCCTCTTcactccccacctcctcctcttcttcttcttcttcactacCTGCCGATAaggtcaccaccaccaccaccaccacggcATCAACGCCCGAGGCGGCCAGCCCGTCCTCCACAACAGCTGTGGAGAGCACGGTGTCTTCAGGCAACGACGGAGGCGAGAAATTAAGCAGCCAGGATGAGAGGAGGCCAGCGGAAAACAGGTCGGGAGGGGCTGAGGCGGCCGCCATCATTACCTCCACCAGCAGGGCACATGTGGGCGCAGCAATCGGAGCTGGCGCTGGCAGCCACATTACTTTTAACCCCTTTCTGATCCCAGGCATGTCGCACGGTCTGCTGTACCCGCATATGTTTTTACCTCATGGTGGCATAATGGCGCTTCCCGCTGTGCCTCCCGGTGCTGTAGACGGCCCCCAAAGCAGCCCTaaacggaggaggaagagagggagagaagaggagagggcgAAGACTACGATAGTGACGGttgaagagagagaaagtacagtTAATGCTAGCGCTACCTCCCACTCTGACCCCTCATCACCCTCCGCCCCCTCTGCCTCCGCATCTCTGCCCGAGGAGCACAAAgatggacaggtggacagagaggacaggCCTGCTGAGCTCCAGGAACCTGACTCCAATCACCATGTGGAGGAAACCACAACACAGTCAGAGGACATGAGACGTGCGGAGGCAGCCGAGGACGGAAATCAGGACTCTGAGGAGCAAAGACGCGAAAGAGGAGAGAATGCGTAG